A part of Mustela erminea isolate mMusErm1 chromosome 9, mMusErm1.Pri, whole genome shotgun sequence genomic DNA contains:
- the LOC116598833 gene encoding cytochrome c oxidase assembly factor 4 homolog, mitochondrial: MSTQGHTWARQVKKEDEEEDPLDRLISRSGCAASHYAVQECMAQHQDWRQCQPQVQAFRDCMSEQQARRREELQRRKERGRPTTESPNHLSPENGPAETSTQRDPRKKS; this comes from the coding sequence ATGTCAACTCAAGGCCATACCTGGGCCCGACAGGTGaagaaggaagatgaggaagaggacCCCCTGGACCGGCTGATCTCCCGTTCTGGCTGTGCTGCTTCCCATTATGCAGTACAGGAGTGCATGGCCCAACACCAGGACTGGCGCCAGTGTCAGCCGCAGGTACAGGCCTTCAGGGACTGCATGAGTGAACAGCAGGCAAGGCGGCGGGAGGAGCTGCAGAGGAGGAAAGAGCGAGGCCGTCCCACCACTGAGTCTCCAAACCACCTATCCCCAGAGAATGGCCCTGCAGAAACTAGCACCCAGAGAGATCCCAGGAAGAAGTCCTGA